One part of the Arabidopsis thaliana chromosome 1 sequence genome encodes these proteins:
- the ABCG40 gene encoding pleiotropic drug resistance 12 — translation MEGTSFHQASNSMRRNSSVWKKDSGREIFSRSSREEDDEEALRWAALEKLPTFDRLRKGILTASHAGGPINEIDIQKLGFQDTKKLLERLIKVGDDEHEKLLWKLKKRIDRVGIDLPTIEVRFDHLKVEAEVHVGGRALPTFVNFISNFADKFLNTLHLVPNRKKKFTILNDVSGIVKPGRMALLLGPPSSGKTTLLLALAGKLDQELKQTGRVTYNGHGMNEFVPQRTAAYIGQNDVHIGEMTVRETFAYAARFQGVGSRYDMLTELARREKEANIKPDPDIDIFMKAMSTAGEKTNVMTDYILKILGLEVCADTMVGDDMLRGISGGQKKRVTTGEMLVGPSRALFMDEISTGLDSSTTYQIVNSLRNYVHIFNGTALISLLQPAPETFNLFDDIILIAEGEIIYEGPRDHVVEFFETMGFKCPPRKGVADFLQEVTSKKDQMQYWARRDEPYRFIRVREFAEAFQSFHVGRRIGDELALPFDKTKSHPAALTTKKYGVGIKELVKTSFSREYLLMKRNSFVYYFKFGQLLVMAFLTMTLFFRTEMQKKTEVDGSLYTGALFFILMMLMFNGMSELSMTIAKLPVFYKQRDLLFYPAWVYSLPPWLLKIPISFMEAALTTFITYYVIGFDPNVGRLFKQYILLVLMNQMASALFKMVAALGRNMIVANTFGAFAMLVFFALGGVVLSRDDIKKWWIWGYWISPIMYGQNAILANEFFGHSWSRAVENSSETLGVTFLKSRGFLPHAYWYWIGTGALLGFVVLFNFGFTLALTFLNSLGKPQAVIAEEPASDETELQSARSEGVVEAGANKKRGMVLPFEPHSITFDNVVYSVDMPQEMIEQGTQEDRLVLLKGVNGAFRPGVLTALMGVSGAGKTTLMDVLAGRKTGGYIDGNITISGYPKNQQTFARISGYCEQTDIHSPHVTVYESLVYSAWLRLPKEVDKNKRKIFIEEVMELVELTPLRQALVGLPGESGLSTEQRKRLTIAVELVANPSIIFMDEPTSGLDARAAAIVMRTVRNTVDTGRTVVCTIHQPSIDIFEAFDELFLLKRGGEEIYVGPLGHESTHLINYFESIQGINKITEGYNPATWMLEVSTTSQEAALGVDFAQVYKNSELYKRNKELIKELSQPAPGSKDLYFPTQYSQSFLTQCMASLWKQHWSYWRNPPYTAVRFLFTIGIALMFGTMFWDLGGKTKTRQDLSNAMGSMYTAVLFLGLQNAASVQPVVNVERTVFYREQAAGMYSAMPYAFAQVLQKNIIESEIYDFSLRKPQIQTSICSRFSSRSHTFSCKR, via the exons ATGGAGGGAACTAGTTTTCACCAAGCGAGTAATAGTATGAGAAGAAACTCATCGGTGTGGAAGAAAGATTCAGGAAGGGAGATTTTCTCGAGGTCAtctagagaagaagacgatgaagaagctttgaGATGGGCTGCTCTTGAGAAGCTTCCCACTTTTGATCGTCTCAGGAAAGGAATCCTAACTGCCTCACATGCCGGAGGACCCATCAACGAGATCGATATTCAGAAGCTTGGGTTTCAAGATACTAAGAAACTGCTAGAGAGGCTCATCAAAGTCGGTGACGATGAGCATGAGAAACTCCTCTGGAAACTCAAGAAACGTATCGATAG AGTTGGAATCGATCTTCCGACAATAGAAGTTCGGTTTGATCATCTAAAAGTTGAAGCAGAGGTTCATGTTGGAGGCAGAGCTTTACCTACGTTCGTCAATTTCATCTCCAATTTTGCTGAT AAGTTCCTGAATACTCTGCATCTTGTTCCGAACCGAAAGAAGAAGTTCACTATACTCAACGACGTCAGCGGAATCGTCAAGCCTGGCAG GATGGCTCTGCTTTTGGGTCCTCCAAGTTCTGGGAAAACGACCCTCTTGCTTGCCTTGGCGGGAAAGCTTGATCAAGAACTAAAG cAAACTGGAAGAGTGACATACAATGGTCATGGAATGAACGAGTTTGTGCCACAAAGAACAGCTGCATATATCGGCCAAAACGATGTTCATATCGGTGAGATGACTGTTCGTGAGACTTTTGCTTACGCAGCTCGCTTCCAAGGTGTTGGTTCGCGTTATG ACATGTTGACAGAGTTGgcaagaagagagaaagaagcaaacatCAAACCTGACCCTGATATTGATATATTCATGAAG GCGATGTCAACAGCaggtgaaaaaacaaatgtgatGACAGATTATATCCTCAAG ATCTTAGGACTTGAGGTCTGTGCAGACACTATGGTCGGCGATGATATGTTGAGAGGCATCTCCGGAGGACAAAAGAAGCGTGTCACTACTGGTGAAATGCTGGTTGGACCGTCTAGGGCTCTGTTCATGGATGAGATATCGACTGGTTTAGATAGTTCAACGACTTACCAGATAGTGAACTCCCTCAGAAACTATGTTCATATCTTCAATGGGACAGCTCTGATCTCTCTCCTTCAGCCTGCGCCAGAGACATTCAATCTCTTCGATGATATCATTCTCATTGCAGAAGGCGAGATCATCTACGAGGGCCCTCGTGATCACGTTGTGGAGTTCTTTGAGACCATGGGATTCAAATGTCCTCCAAGAAAAGGCGTTGCTGATTTCCTTCAAGAA GTGACATCAAAGAAAGACCAAATGCAGTACTGGGCACGACGTGATGAGCCTTACAGGTTCATTAGAGTGAGAGAGTTTGCAGAGGCGTTTCAATCATTCCACGTTGGCCGGAGAATCGGAGATGAGCTTGCTTTGCCCTTTGACAAGACAAAGAGCCATCCGGCTGCTCTAACCACCAAGAAATACGGAGTTGGGATTAAAGAACTTGTCAAGACCAGCTTCTCAAGAGAATACTTACTCATGAAAAGAAACTCCTTTGTTTACTACTTCAAGTTTGGACAA CTGCTGGTAATGGCATTTTTGACAATGACGTTGTTCTTTCGGACGGAGATGCAAAAGAAGACTGAGGTTGATGGGAGTCTCTACACTGGAGCCTTGTTCTTCATCCTTATGATGCTCATGTTCAATGGAATGTCTGAACTTTCAATGACCATAGCAAAACTTCCTGTGTTTTACAAACAAAGAGATCTCCTCTTCTACCCTGCATGGGTGTACTCTCTGCCTCCTTGGCTCCTCAAGATACCTATAAGCTTCATGGAAGCCGCTCTCACAACATTCATCACTTACTATGTCATCGGCTTTGATCCCAACGTTGGAAG GCTGTTTAAGCAGTATATTCTCCTCGTGCTCATGAACCAAATGGCTTCAGCATTGTTTAAGATGGTGGCAGCATTGGGAAGAAACATGATCGTTGCAAATACATTTGGTGCATTTGCGATGCTCGTCTTCTTTGCCTTGGGTGGTGTGGTACTTTCACGAG ACGACATTAAGAAGTGGTGGATATGGGGTTACTGGATCTCCCCAATAATGTATGGACAGAACGCGATCCTAGCCAATGAGTTCTTTGGACACAGCTGGAGTCGA GCTGTCGAAAACTCGAGCGAAACACTTGGAGTTACTTTCCTTAAGTCTCGTGGGTTCTTACCCCATGCATACTGGTACTGGATTGGAACTGGAGCCTTACTTGGGTTCGTCGTGttattcaattttggtttcacgCTGGCTCTGACGTTTCTGAACT CCTTGGGAAAGCCTCAAGCTGTTATTGCAGAAGAGCCTGCGAGTGATGAGACAGAACTTCAGTCTGCTAGGTCAGAAGGTGTAGTTGAAGCTGGTGCCAATAAGAAAAGAGGGATGGTGCTTCCATTTGAGCCACATTCAATTACCTTCGACAATGTTGTATACTCAGTTGACATGCCCCAG GAAATGATAGAGCAAGGCACACAAGAAGACAGACTTGTCCTGTTGAAAGGTGTGAATGGTGCATTCAGGCCAGGCGTGCTCACGGCTCTCATGGGTGTCTCTGGAGCTGGCAAAACCACTCTGATGGATGTTCTTGCCGGAAGGAAAACCGGTGGTTATATTGATGGCAACATCACCATTTCCGGTTACCCTAAGAATCAACAAACATTTGCCCGTATCTCAGGATACTGTGAACAAACTGATATCCATTCCCCACATGTCACTGTTTACGAGTCCTTGGTTTACTCAGCCTGGCTCCGATTACCTAAAGAAGttgataaaaacaagagaaag ATATTCATAGAGGAAGTGATGGAGCTGGTGGAGTTAACGCCGCTGAGGCAAGCACTGGTTGGACTACCTGGTGAGAGCGGTTTGTCAACAGAGCAAAGAAAGAGACTGACCATTGCGGTGGAGCTGGTTGCAAATCCTTCCATCATATTCATGGATGAACCTACTTCAGGATTGGATGCACGAGCTGCTGCCATCGTTATGAGGACTGTAAGGAACACAGTTGACACTGGTAGAACAGTCGTCTGCACCATTCACCAGCCTAGCATCGACATCTTTGAAGCCTTTGATGAG TTGTTCCTACTTAAGCGTGGAGGTGAGGAGATATACGTTGGACCTCTTGGCCACGAATCAACCCATTTGATCAACTATTTTGAG AGTATTCAAGGAATCAACAAGATCACAGAAGGATACAACCCAGCAACCTGGATGCTTGAAGTCTCAACCACATCTCAAGAAGCGGCTTTAGGAGTCGATTTCGCCCAAGTCTACAAAAATTCAGAACTTTACAA GAGAAACAAGGAGCTAATCAAGGAGCTAAGCCAGCCAGCTCCAGGATCAAAAGATTTATATTTCCCAACACAATACTCTCAATCGTTCTTGACACAATGTATGGCTTCTCTATGGAAACAACACTGGTCCTACTGGAGAAATCCTCCTTACACAGCCGTGAGATTCCTCTTCACAATCGGCATTGCTCTTATGTTCGGCACAATGTTCTGGGACCTTGGAGGCAAAAC GAAAACGAGACAGGATTTATCGAATGCAATGGGTTCAATGTACACAGCTGTTCTCTTCCTCGGATTACAAAACGCAGCTTCAGTGCAACCAGTCGTCAACGTCGAAAGAACTGTCTTTTACCGAGAACAAGCCGCCGGAATGTACTCCGCCATGCCTTATGCTTTCGCTCAGGTACTTCAAAAAAACATCATAGAGAGTGAAATTTACGATTTTTCGTTGCGGAAACCTCAAATTCAAACTTCGATTTGTTCCAGGTTTTCATCGAGATCCCATACGTTCTCGTGCAAGCGATAG
- the ABCG40 gene encoding pleiotropic drug resistance 12 (pleiotropic drug resistance 12 (PDR12); CONTAINS InterPro DOMAIN/s: ATPase, AAA+ type, core (InterPro:IPR003593), ABC transporter-like (InterPro:IPR003439), Plant PDR ABC transporter associated (InterPro:IPR013581), ABC-2 type transporter (InterPro:IPR013525); BEST Arabidopsis thaliana protein match is: pleiotropic drug resistance 11 (TAIR:AT1G66950.1); Has 377983 Blast hits to 279992 proteins in 3946 species: Archae - 7615; Bacteria - 304057; Metazoa - 8776; Fungi - 6428; Plants - 5794; Viruses - 2; Other Eukaryotes - 45311 (source: NCBI BLink).) encodes MEGTSFHQASNSMRRNSSVWKKDSGREIFSRSSREEDDEEALRWAALEKLPTFDRLRKGILTASHAGGPINEIDIQKLGFQDTKKLLERLIKVGDDEHEKLLWKLKKRIDRVGIDLPTIEVRFDHLKVEAEVHVGGRALPTFVNFISNFADKFLNTLHLVPNRKKKFTILNDVSGIVKPGRMALLLGPPSSGKTTLLLALAGKLDQELKQTGRVTYNGHGMNEFVPQRTAAYIGQNDVHIGEMTVRETFAYAARFQGVGSRYDMLTELARREKEANIKPDPDIDIFMKAMSTAGEKTNVMTDYILKILGLEVCADTMVGDDMLRGISGGQKKRVTTGEMLVGPSRALFMDEISTGLDSSTTYQIVNSLRNYVHIFNGTALISLLQPAPETFNLFDDIILIAEGEIIYEGPRDHVVEFFETMGFKCPPRKGVADFLQEVTSKKDQMQYWARRDEPYRFIRVREFAEAFQSFHVGRRIGDELALPFDKTKSHPAALTTKKYGVGIKELVKTSFSREYLLMKRNSFVYYFKFGQLLVMAFLTMTLFFRTEMQKKTEVDGSLYTGALFFILMMLMFNGMSELSMTIAKLPVFYKQRDLLFYPAWVYSLPPWLLKIPISFMEAALTTFITYYVIGFDPNVGRLFKQYILLVLMNQMASALFKMVAALGRNMIVANTFGAFAMLVFFALGGVVLSRDDIKKWWIWGYWISPIMYGQNAILANEFFGHSWSRAVENSSETLGVTFLKSRGFLPHAYWYWIGTGALLGFVVLFNFGFTLALTFLNSLGKPQAVIAEEPASDETELQSARSEGVVEAGANKKRGMVLPFEPHSITFDNVVYSVDMPQEMIEQGTQEDRLVLLKGVNGAFRPGVLTALMGVSGAGKTTLMDVLAGRKTGGYIDGNITISGYPKNQQTFARISGYCEQTDIHSPHVTVYESLVYSAWLRLPKEVDKNKRKIFIEEVMELVELTPLRQALVGLPGESGLSTEQRKRLTIAVELVANPSIIFMDEPTSGLDARAAAIVMRTVRNTVDTGRTVVCTIHQPSIDIFEAFDELFLLKRGGEEIYVGPLGHESTHLINYFESIQGINKITEGYNPATWMLEVSTTSQEAALGVDFAQVYKNSELYKRNKELIKELSQPAPGSKDLYFPTQYSQSFLTQCMASLWKQHWSYWRNPPYTAVRFLFTIGIALMFGTMFWDLGGKTKTRQDLSNAMGSMYTAVLFLGLQNAASVQPVVNVERTVFYREQAAGMYSAMPYAFAQVFIEIPYVLVQAIVYGLIVYAMIGFEWTAVKFFWYLFFMYGSFLTFTFYGMMAVAMTPNHHIASVVSSAFYGIWNLFSGFLIPRPSMPVWWEWYYWLCPVAWTLYGLIASQFGDITEPMADSNMSVKQFIREFYGYREGFLGVVAAMNVIFPLLFAVIFAIGIKSFNFQKR; translated from the exons ATGGAGGGAACTAGTTTTCACCAAGCGAGTAATAGTATGAGAAGAAACTCATCGGTGTGGAAGAAAGATTCAGGAAGGGAGATTTTCTCGAGGTCAtctagagaagaagacgatgaagaagctttgaGATGGGCTGCTCTTGAGAAGCTTCCCACTTTTGATCGTCTCAGGAAAGGAATCCTAACTGCCTCACATGCCGGAGGACCCATCAACGAGATCGATATTCAGAAGCTTGGGTTTCAAGATACTAAGAAACTGCTAGAGAGGCTCATCAAAGTCGGTGACGATGAGCATGAGAAACTCCTCTGGAAACTCAAGAAACGTATCGATAG AGTTGGAATCGATCTTCCGACAATAGAAGTTCGGTTTGATCATCTAAAAGTTGAAGCAGAGGTTCATGTTGGAGGCAGAGCTTTACCTACGTTCGTCAATTTCATCTCCAATTTTGCTGAT AAGTTCCTGAATACTCTGCATCTTGTTCCGAACCGAAAGAAGAAGTTCACTATACTCAACGACGTCAGCGGAATCGTCAAGCCTGGCAG GATGGCTCTGCTTTTGGGTCCTCCAAGTTCTGGGAAAACGACCCTCTTGCTTGCCTTGGCGGGAAAGCTTGATCAAGAACTAAAG cAAACTGGAAGAGTGACATACAATGGTCATGGAATGAACGAGTTTGTGCCACAAAGAACAGCTGCATATATCGGCCAAAACGATGTTCATATCGGTGAGATGACTGTTCGTGAGACTTTTGCTTACGCAGCTCGCTTCCAAGGTGTTGGTTCGCGTTATG ACATGTTGACAGAGTTGgcaagaagagagaaagaagcaaacatCAAACCTGACCCTGATATTGATATATTCATGAAG GCGATGTCAACAGCaggtgaaaaaacaaatgtgatGACAGATTATATCCTCAAG ATCTTAGGACTTGAGGTCTGTGCAGACACTATGGTCGGCGATGATATGTTGAGAGGCATCTCCGGAGGACAAAAGAAGCGTGTCACTACTGGTGAAATGCTGGTTGGACCGTCTAGGGCTCTGTTCATGGATGAGATATCGACTGGTTTAGATAGTTCAACGACTTACCAGATAGTGAACTCCCTCAGAAACTATGTTCATATCTTCAATGGGACAGCTCTGATCTCTCTCCTTCAGCCTGCGCCAGAGACATTCAATCTCTTCGATGATATCATTCTCATTGCAGAAGGCGAGATCATCTACGAGGGCCCTCGTGATCACGTTGTGGAGTTCTTTGAGACCATGGGATTCAAATGTCCTCCAAGAAAAGGCGTTGCTGATTTCCTTCAAGAA GTGACATCAAAGAAAGACCAAATGCAGTACTGGGCACGACGTGATGAGCCTTACAGGTTCATTAGAGTGAGAGAGTTTGCAGAGGCGTTTCAATCATTCCACGTTGGCCGGAGAATCGGAGATGAGCTTGCTTTGCCCTTTGACAAGACAAAGAGCCATCCGGCTGCTCTAACCACCAAGAAATACGGAGTTGGGATTAAAGAACTTGTCAAGACCAGCTTCTCAAGAGAATACTTACTCATGAAAAGAAACTCCTTTGTTTACTACTTCAAGTTTGGACAA CTGCTGGTAATGGCATTTTTGACAATGACGTTGTTCTTTCGGACGGAGATGCAAAAGAAGACTGAGGTTGATGGGAGTCTCTACACTGGAGCCTTGTTCTTCATCCTTATGATGCTCATGTTCAATGGAATGTCTGAACTTTCAATGACCATAGCAAAACTTCCTGTGTTTTACAAACAAAGAGATCTCCTCTTCTACCCTGCATGGGTGTACTCTCTGCCTCCTTGGCTCCTCAAGATACCTATAAGCTTCATGGAAGCCGCTCTCACAACATTCATCACTTACTATGTCATCGGCTTTGATCCCAACGTTGGAAG GCTGTTTAAGCAGTATATTCTCCTCGTGCTCATGAACCAAATGGCTTCAGCATTGTTTAAGATGGTGGCAGCATTGGGAAGAAACATGATCGTTGCAAATACATTTGGTGCATTTGCGATGCTCGTCTTCTTTGCCTTGGGTGGTGTGGTACTTTCACGAG ACGACATTAAGAAGTGGTGGATATGGGGTTACTGGATCTCCCCAATAATGTATGGACAGAACGCGATCCTAGCCAATGAGTTCTTTGGACACAGCTGGAGTCGA GCTGTCGAAAACTCGAGCGAAACACTTGGAGTTACTTTCCTTAAGTCTCGTGGGTTCTTACCCCATGCATACTGGTACTGGATTGGAACTGGAGCCTTACTTGGGTTCGTCGTGttattcaattttggtttcacgCTGGCTCTGACGTTTCTGAACT CCTTGGGAAAGCCTCAAGCTGTTATTGCAGAAGAGCCTGCGAGTGATGAGACAGAACTTCAGTCTGCTAGGTCAGAAGGTGTAGTTGAAGCTGGTGCCAATAAGAAAAGAGGGATGGTGCTTCCATTTGAGCCACATTCAATTACCTTCGACAATGTTGTATACTCAGTTGACATGCCCCAG GAAATGATAGAGCAAGGCACACAAGAAGACAGACTTGTCCTGTTGAAAGGTGTGAATGGTGCATTCAGGCCAGGCGTGCTCACGGCTCTCATGGGTGTCTCTGGAGCTGGCAAAACCACTCTGATGGATGTTCTTGCCGGAAGGAAAACCGGTGGTTATATTGATGGCAACATCACCATTTCCGGTTACCCTAAGAATCAACAAACATTTGCCCGTATCTCAGGATACTGTGAACAAACTGATATCCATTCCCCACATGTCACTGTTTACGAGTCCTTGGTTTACTCAGCCTGGCTCCGATTACCTAAAGAAGttgataaaaacaagagaaag ATATTCATAGAGGAAGTGATGGAGCTGGTGGAGTTAACGCCGCTGAGGCAAGCACTGGTTGGACTACCTGGTGAGAGCGGTTTGTCAACAGAGCAAAGAAAGAGACTGACCATTGCGGTGGAGCTGGTTGCAAATCCTTCCATCATATTCATGGATGAACCTACTTCAGGATTGGATGCACGAGCTGCTGCCATCGTTATGAGGACTGTAAGGAACACAGTTGACACTGGTAGAACAGTCGTCTGCACCATTCACCAGCCTAGCATCGACATCTTTGAAGCCTTTGATGAG TTGTTCCTACTTAAGCGTGGAGGTGAGGAGATATACGTTGGACCTCTTGGCCACGAATCAACCCATTTGATCAACTATTTTGAG AGTATTCAAGGAATCAACAAGATCACAGAAGGATACAACCCAGCAACCTGGATGCTTGAAGTCTCAACCACATCTCAAGAAGCGGCTTTAGGAGTCGATTTCGCCCAAGTCTACAAAAATTCAGAACTTTACAA GAGAAACAAGGAGCTAATCAAGGAGCTAAGCCAGCCAGCTCCAGGATCAAAAGATTTATATTTCCCAACACAATACTCTCAATCGTTCTTGACACAATGTATGGCTTCTCTATGGAAACAACACTGGTCCTACTGGAGAAATCCTCCTTACACAGCCGTGAGATTCCTCTTCACAATCGGCATTGCTCTTATGTTCGGCACAATGTTCTGGGACCTTGGAGGCAAAAC GAAAACGAGACAGGATTTATCGAATGCAATGGGTTCAATGTACACAGCTGTTCTCTTCCTCGGATTACAAAACGCAGCTTCAGTGCAACCAGTCGTCAACGTCGAAAGAACTGTCTTTTACCGAGAACAAGCCGCCGGAATGTACTCCGCCATGCCTTATGCTTTCGCTCAG GTTTTCATCGAGATCCCATACGTTCTCGTGCAAGCGATAGTGTACGGTCTCATAGTGTACGCTATGATAGGATTCGAGTGGACGGCGGTGAAGTTCTTCTGGTACCTCTTCTTTATGTACGGATCATTCTTAACTTTCACCTTCTACGGAATGATGGCTGTAGCTATGACGCCTAACCACCACATCGCCTCCGTCGTCTCCTCCGCTTTCTACGGCATCTGGAATCTCTTCTCCGGCTTCCTCATCCCTCGTCCC AGTATGCCTGTGTGGTGGGAATGGTACTACTGGCTTTGCCCAGTTGCATGGACATTGTATGGATTAATCGCATCACAGTTCGGTGATATTACAGAACCTATGGCAGATAGTAATATGAGTGTGAAGCAATTCATTAGAGAATTCTATGGATATAGAGAAGGTTTCTTGGGTGTGGTTGCCGCCATGAACGTCATCTTTCCTTTGCTCTTTGCCGTTATCTTTGCTATCGGAATCAAGAGTTTCAATTTCCAAAAACGATAG